CCCAACGCCCTGGCGGAACGCAGGCTTCGGGAAATTGCGAAATTGAGCTCTGACCAACAATCCCTTGAAATTGAGAACGTCATGGCGAAAAGTCACTGCCCTCGGGGACCGGCTGAGTGAACGTACGGGTTCCGGTCAGGTTGCACGAATCGAATTTGGAAACAAGCCCTGCCATCCAAATCGATTTCACCGATCAGTCCAAAGTGGACTCCCGCGTCGCCTTTAGTGCGCGCCCATTTCGGGCGAATTTGGACTCTCTATTGACTTCGTCATTTAGGAGGTTACGAACCACCTAATGGATCCTGCGGTTGCAAACCATCGCGTCACTGATAATCACTGCGTGGCTGATTGCCTGGACGAGATGACCTTTTCCAGTTCCCGGCGGACTACAAGAATCCATGCCTATTAATGTCGCAAGAAGTACCCGCAGCATTGGTCGTGGCCGCCGGAGCCCGAAGAACCCGTTGTAATCGGAGCCCCGCCACCCATTCACACTTGACCGCGACTGCCGCCCGATCATCCGTATCACGTGCCGCCCAGCTATTCCGACCCCGATAACCTCCCGCCGGGTCACCCAGGGGAATACTACCCCGACATGCCGTCATTGCCCGCCATTCAGCCGACGGACTTTGGACGCGATTCGTCTTCGAATTAATCGCGAAAGTTATCGACGGAATCGCGTCGTCACGTAATTCCAGCAATTCAAGACGCCCGTGGTGGAGCAATCTACCGCGGGCGTCTTTGCTGCGCTCACAGTACGGAGTTGGCTGCCGCACCTCATGGATGTTCGTTAAAATGCTTGCGGAGGAAATTTTACATTAATTGAGGCTTGTGGACGGACAGTGGCAAGAAGCAGCCTATCGGTGGACGAGCAGCAACTTTTGCGGAGGCTGAGCGGACGTTCTATTGGAATGACGACTCGTGAACTGGCGCGATCACTGAAGACTCGCCCAAGTGAAGTCAATCAGTGTTTGTTGAAGCTTCAAGGTGATGGGCAGGTCACATTTCGCGGAGGTAAATGGTCGGTTATCCATTCGCGTGCGGACTTGGGCAGCAACCTTTCAGCAAATCCGACCGCCACAACTTCGTCGCCGTCGCGGACCAATTCTCGACAGTCACCGAATCAGAACGGTCGCCCTCAATCTTCACACGACCCTACGAGCCGATCTTCGACTCGGACGAAGATGGTTTCCCGCCATCTCGATCGTCGGGGCTCACGCTGGTCGACCTTTCGGCGACTGTGCGACTACTATGCAGAGTGCGTGCGTTTAGATCAGCGGTCTTCGATCACGGCGACAGCGGCCGACGAATTTGAGACCATCGTTTGCATGGATGGTGCGTTGCCTAACTCTTCGCAGTTGCAGATTCGCACACGGGAGTCGTGGCACAAATGGATTCGGAAACTGACTGAGGATGACTACCTGTTTGTTGGGTATCCGCTGCAGCGATACCGGTGGCGGGACGCGCAGAAAGGCGAGGACGTCGATTTTGTCTCACCTGTTTTTGTCCTTCCGTGCCGAACCAACCTGCAGGGCACTGATCTTCACTTGGAATCAGTTGGTCCTGTTCGCATCAATGAGGGCTGGCTTGAACGTCGTCTCAAGAATGTCGACGAGCGTCGTACTTTCCTGGAGCTCTGTGGTGTCGACTCCGTAAGTGACGATGGAATCAACTCGACGGCATGGAGTGAATGTGCGAGGTTGTTGAATCACTTTTATCCAGACTGGCAGGTTGAGGCGCTCGACCCTGGTCGCGTGCGGTCATCACCTGGATTGGCCAGCCTGCGAAAAGATGGCATTTACAACCGAGCTGGTTTGATCATCCCGAAAAAGTGGAAGTTCACAGGAGGCCTATACAAGGAACTTCTGAAGCTAGCGAACGAGACGCCGGACGAGCAACTAGATCAAAGCGCGTTACGGCATTTCTTTCCACACGATGGCACAGAAAGTCGTCGAGACTTTCGCCCGGCAACGGATAGCGAAGATCCAAAACTCCCAGCTAATTCTGCCTCAAATGACGTTAGGCCGCCGGATGTCATCGGTGCTCAGGTATTGACGTTGAATCACGAACAAATGGCAGCTTCGCGAGCCGCAGCCGAGCAAAATCTTTCCATTGTCGTTGGACCGCCCGGAACCGGAAAGTCGCGAGTCGTTGCTGCCGTTCTTGCTCAGCAAGCACTATTGGACCGCAGCGCGCTTGCAGCCAGCCGCAACCATCAAGCACTCGAAGCGGTTGTACCCCGCGTCAACGCAATCACCGAACCTTGGCCTATCATGCTTCGTCTTGCTCGGCCGTGGGGGGCACCCGCCGACATGTCAATGCAGGCAGCGATTGGGCAATTGGTTTCAAGCGATTTGGTTGGAGACCGAGAGCATCTCGAAAATGTACGCCAAGCACTGGCGAGGAGAATTGACGATCATGAGAAAACGGCTGAGGTGGTTTCGCAAGTGGGGGAAATCCGTGAGGCACTCCGCAAGCGATCGTTCGATCTCGACGAATTGGTGCGTTTGGTGCCCAAAGAGTATCGTGACCTCGCGACTCGCGGCCACGAACAGTTACCTAACGAGATAGAGATCAACGCTGCGATTGGAATACTGGCCGATCCGAAACCGTTTCGATGGTCGTTGACCTGGTTGTGGCAGCGACTGTTTCAGAAGAAGCGATTGCGACAAGGACTAAGTCGCGCGATTGCGATCGACGGCAAGATGAAACAAGTGTTCGATCGATCGAGAAAACTCCCAGCTATGGGGCACAATGCGACTCCGGAAACAATCACCTTCAGCCGGAAGGTGCTGGAATTTTGGAAGCCGATCGTGCAAACGAACGAAGCAGCATTTTTGGCAAGTGAATTGCGAAGGCAGCTTGATGCACTCCCTCCCACGGATAAAGCATGTCGTGCTGCCCATAAGACTGCTGAAGAAGTCGCCAAACTTTCAGCTGAGTCGTTTCTGGAACTGGCACGACAAAGCGGTGCTGAAATCTCCGACGAAGAGCGATGTCTACTTGCAAACATATTGGCGACGATTGAGAATCGAAGCGGATTGGACTCCGAGGCCGATCATCGACGCTGGTCGGAAGCGATGCGGAAAGCGTTTCCAATTTTCTTAAAACATTTTCCGTTGGCGGCGACAACCAATCTTTCTATTCGCCGAGACATCAACCTCGAACCAGCCGTATTCGACTTATTGGTGATCGACGAAGCTTCGCAGTGTGACATCGCTTCAGTGATTCCGCTTATGTTTCGCGCCAAGCGAGCCATGATCGTTGGCGATCCGATGCAGCTCTCGCATGTGACAAGCCTTTCGTCGGCGACTGACCGCCATCTGCGTCGACAATTTGGTGTCGATGACATTGAGTTGGAACGATTTAGCTATCGAACCTCATCTATGTTTCACTTCGCCAATACGTCGCCAAGCGTTGGATCGCGAGTGTCACTGCGACAGCATCACCGGTGTCATCCTTCGATCGCCGCCTATTGCAGCGAGACGTTCTACAAAGGTTCTTGGACGGTCTTGACGGAAGACACGGGCAAACAAGGAATTCAATGGACAGACGTTCCCGACGACAGCCAGCCTGCCCCGGGCGGCGGCGCTCTGAGCCAACAACAGATCTCGCATATTTGTGACGAATTGAAACGTTTGCACGAGGACGGATACAAGGGTTCGCTGGGTGTTGTTACCCCGTTTCGCCAACAAGCCAACCGACTCCGAGACGCCATTTACCAGTCCTTGCCCCAAGAATTCATTGTGACGGCTCGGTTACTGGTCGACACGGCCGATGGGTTTCAAGGCGACGAACGTGACATTGTTCTGTTTAGCTTGGTTGGCGGAGAGACGCTGACAGATGGTTCGCTTCGCTTTTTATCGGGCGGTCCAAACCGATTCAACGTTGCTGCCAGTCGTGCGAAACAGCTGCTGCACGTTTTCGGCGATTCGACTTGGGCACGTAATTGCAACATCCGCCACATCCGCACGCTCGCTGAGTTTTGTGATCGCGAACTGGCCGAAAGATCCAAGGCAGCCCAATCAGGCTTTCGCGCCGACTTGGTCGGCCCGGTGTGGGAGCCGGCGCTGGCAGAAGCGATGACGAAGGCCGGGTTGCAGTTTCACCAGCAGTATCCAGCGTGCGGTAGGTTCCTTGATTTCGCTTTGTTCAGCGATGAGATGAAGCTGGATGTCGAGGTCGACGGTGAGACCTATCACCGCAGCGGCAGCGGTGATCGCGTTTCGGACGACATTCGTCGGGATCAGGCGTTGATCGCAAGCGGATGGACGATCCTTCGATTCTGGGTGTATGAACTCCGCGAAGACATGGGACGATGCGTTGAAAAGATCAAGCAAACCATTGGGAGAAATGATTCTCTATGAGTTTCATGTGAGTCTGCGGCTTAGGTCGATGACCGGAGACTATGCTGCCTCATCCGGGCAACTACAATAGTGGTCCCAGGGCAGCTATTTACAGCTGAAACCGGAGTTTCCATGCATTATTCGCCGTCTCACCTTCATGACCGCCTATCCCGAGCCACCACAGCCGCCAGATTATCCATCTACCGGTCAAGCGCATGCGCCAGTAGAGCCAAATCTGTCGGACGACGTTCGCCCCGAACTTCCTTCAATCGCTTGGCCATGGTTGATCGGTATTGCGGCAGTTATAGCATTGTCATTGCAAACGTGGTCGCTGCTCGGGCTTCTGAATGCCGGACGACAGGAATCTGATTTTCAAGCGAGGGTGGCCGCATGGGAATCCGCGAACAAGAATCGTCAAGAAGCTATTGATACCTGGAATAGCATCGAACAACAGGCCAGCAAGAACATCGATCAGCTACGCGAGCAAGCCGCGCTGCTTCAAGGAACGATCGACTCGCTTCAAAAGCAGCGTGATCAGTTGGTCGAGACCGCAACTTCACAAAGCGAAACTCTTTCCTCGCTCCAGCAAACTCGCGAGTCACTACAGAGTGAAATCGATACGACGAACGCAAAGTTGGAAGAGGTGAACAAACAAAAGCAGGCGGCCGAGCTAGCGGTGTCGGCATCCGATGCAGAACGTGCGCAGGCCGAGACACTGAATGCACAGCTGATCGAACGAGGTAAGAAGATCAAAGCGGCGCTCGCCAAGCTTGAATTGGAATCTGCTGAGACCGAAGCGAAGGTGGAGACACAAAAAGAGCTTCTTAGCAAGAGTGAAGCAGAGCTTGCTGCGATGGAAGCGCGGGTCGCACAGTTCGATGAATTCCTGCAAAAAAAGTTGGCCAGTGTTGCCGAATACAGAATGCAGCAGGAGAAGTCTGCCGAGGCCGCCAAGAATCTGGAAACGACTAGCGAAGAGCTGCGTCGCCAAACTGTTGCCGTAGCCAAAGCCACCAATGAGCTAGTAGCGCTCAGAAAGCAGGTAGATGAAGAGACGACGACTCGAGACAAAACGATGTCGGAATTGGCGGGGATGAAGAACGACCTCGAGATGGCAGAGGCGAAACTTGCCGAGCTGCGAAAGAAAGAACAGCAGCTCGCCGACCAGATGGCAAAGATGACTACGACGCTTAATACTGCCGCGACAGATGCTTCGAAATCACTCTCCGAAATCTCCGCAACGGCTGCTTCGACGATCCAGGAAATGGCAGCGAAAGCAGCGGAAGTTCGCAAAGCCGTCAGCGAGATTCGAGTGCCAGATGTGCAGCCAACCGCATCACCGCCCGAAGAAACCGGTGATGAGCAGCCATGAGCGATCCAAATTTCTGGTCGATTATCTCAGTCGCTCTTGCATTAGCCGTGACGCTGATCGGTGCCTTGTTGGCACTTCTGGCATACGGGCATCATCGCCGTCAAGCGATCCGATTTTGGGAACGTGAACAGCGTTTACCCGACGCGACTCGACTGGCCAATCTGCAAGTTCAGATCGAAGAGCTGCGAGAGGAGTACGACACTCTGAAAGACAACGTATTCGACGCACAGCAAACGATCGAAGCGGCAGAAAACCAACGTCAATGGATGGAAGACGCGAAGGAAGAAATTGCAAGGCTTGAGGAAGACAAGCTAGAAGTTGCACGCATTCAAAACGAACTCGAAACGGCCCAATCACAACTTGCGAGCCTAAACGAACAGAAATCAGGCTTAGACGGGGAGATCGCTGATCGAAAATCTCAACTCGAAGAGCTGGATGAAAGGCAACGCACGCTTGCACTTGACTTGCAGGATCTTCAGCGTGAACTCGAACGCGCCGCGGCACTTCGGGAAGAGATCACACAACTAGAGGATCGCAAGAAAGCGGCACAGGAACAGGCAGAGCAACTTGAAGAAGCTGCCGCTCAGTTAAGGCGAAAGCTAGAAGTTCAAATCGAGCAGCAAAAGCGGGCTGCGAGGGAAGAGGCGGACCGTTTCGAGCAAGCTGCGGCACAAGCGAGGCGGAAGCTCGAAGACGAACTGGAACAACAAAAGCGAGCAGCGAAGGAAGAAGTAGATTCGCTCGATCGTGAACTGAACGATCTGAAGCGACGTCGCGAAGAATCCGAGGCAGCTGCAAGCAAGTTGCAAGAATCCCTTGATCGATTGAAGAACGAAAGGACGGACTTGGAAAAAGAACGCCGCAAACTCGCGAGCGAAGTTGCTCAACTCGAGTCGAAGTCGAACGCACTGAGTGCTCAGATTCCGACGTTGGAAACCATGTTCGACAATCTTTCATCGGCAGTGGCGCAACATGATGGGCCCACCAAGCCAGAGGAAAACGAAATTTGGCAGCCCGTGTTGCCAGTTCTCGAATCGACGCTACAGAAGTCCCGTAGCGAACAGGAATGCCTGGAAGACCTGGCTGGCAGCCTTGTGTCGTTTGGATTGAAATTCGATCGCCGCACTCTTTACGCTTTCCATACCTCACTCAAGACGACTGACAGCTCACCACTGGTGACGCTCGCCGGTGTTAGCGGCACGGGCAAGAGCGAATTACCAAGACGCTACGCAGAAGCAACTGGCATTAATTTTCTCAATGTGGCTGTCCAACCTCGTTGGGACAGTCCGCAGGATTTGTTTGGGTTCTACGATTACCTCGAAAGACGTTTTCGCCCCACCGATCTCACACGGGCACTGATTCAGATGGATCCGATCGGGGCGGAGAACGACCGCGGTTGGAATCCACCACAGGGTTACGAACAGCAGCGATTGCCCAATCAATTGCTGCTGGTGTTGCTCGACGAGATGAACCTTGCCCGCATTGAGTACTACTTCAGCGAGTTTTTGAGTCGCTTGGAGACTCGACGAAGCATCGACCCCAAGAACTCTCAGAGACGAAAACTCGCAGAGATTCCGTTGGACGTCGGCGGGCGAAGAAGTGGCCAGCCGCCCATGCAGCTATTTGTCGACAAGAATGTTTTATTCGTCGGAACGATGAACGAGGATGAAACGACTCAGGCACTGTCCGACAAGGTGATTGACCGAGCCAACGTGCTCCGATTTGGCAGCCCAAATTCCATTGTGCCAGTTCCGGCGTCACAGCGAAACGGACGCCTCTCAGGAAGCCGCCCTCGATTGACCCGCGATACGTGGGAAGGCTGGTGCAAAACCTCGGAAGCTCTTACTGAAGTTGAGCGTGGGACTCTTTTGGATTGGATCGGTGAACTACGAGGATCGATGGATCAAGTCAATCGGCCTTTTGCCTATCGTGTCGCACACTCGATGCTTGAATACGCCGCAAATTACCCGGACGTCGAACGGCATTTAGACTTCGTCATTGCTGATCAAATCGAACAGAAGATACTGCCGAAGTTGATGGGGTTGAATCCTCAAGACCCTAGCGTGCAACGAGCCTTCGGGACAATCGATCGAATTCTTGAGAAGGTTGATGATGATGCCTTGAAGACCAAGATTGAGATTTGTCGCAAAGACGATTATTTCCAATGGACCGGCATCGATCGCACCGAGGTCTAGCGTGACAGAATCGACGATTGATTCGGCAGATGTCGCACCGGAGGAGTCTCCGGTTCTGGATGCATTGGAACAATTCGCACAATTTGCCGACGAAATCTACGATGCACCGCATCCTCGATCCATCTATTGGGAGGGAAACCCAAACCGCATCGCAATCCGAAGTGTCGGCCGCGTTCTGAGCAAGTGGCGACATGCGGTTAAGCCCAACCGGCCGCCGAGTGCGTTGATTGTACGGCTAGCAAGGCGCTTACCCAGCGTGCTCGCCGATGTCGCAGGCCATCCCAAACGAATCCTGCAGCGACGGCGTGCGATGCAGCCGATCAATCGCCTCCGTGAACTCGATTCAAGCTGCGTCCGTTGGTTGACGCGTCAACCGGGCAACACGCTCGCAGAGAAGTCGGGTCACCGACGTACCGTGCTCGCGGTCCAACGCTACGAGAGCGTTGATACATTGGAAAACCGTGTCGTTCGTGATTTATTGAAAAGGTGCGTTTCCCTTGCAAATGATTACCTGCGACAACATCAGGCCAGCTATCCGACCCATGAGTGGATCCGCATGACCGCGGATTTCTTTAAGCTCTGCCGACGTTTGGAATCGTTACCCTGGCTCCAAGAGGTTTCTAGCCTGCCGAGCCTTCCAAAACCGAATTACGTGCTGCTGCACGAGTCTCGGTACAAAAAGATCTGGCATTCGTACATGGAAGTTATTCGTCAGCAGCGTCGTCGTCAACAACTTTGGACATGGCGATATCGGGCGTTTGCAGACATGGCAACAATTGCTTGGTTGAGCACCGCTAGCCGTTGTCTTAACGACCG
This is a stretch of genomic DNA from Stieleria sp. JC731. It encodes these proteins:
- a CDS encoding DUF2357 domain-containing protein encodes the protein MTESTIDSADVAPEESPVLDALEQFAQFADEIYDAPHPRSIYWEGNPNRIAIRSVGRVLSKWRHAVKPNRPPSALIVRLARRLPSVLADVAGHPKRILQRRRAMQPINRLRELDSSCVRWLTRQPGNTLAEKSGHRRTVLAVQRYESVDTLENRVVRDLLKRCVSLANDYLRQHQASYPTHEWIRMTADFFKLCRRLESLPWLQEVSSLPSLPKPNYVLLHESRYKKIWHSYMEVIRQQRRRQQLWTWRYRAFADMATIAWLSTASRCLNDRQAKKTAHRFDLRIRETPLRGSFFDWGARPPIWNTGSDSFFYIGPMESAGDVMRVMGSCGIEIDEGNFGAMVDHPQQDVFIASWNRDQYEAVTLRVAFAERPVRMRATEDVPDGETEAVLTLIDLVTGKELDTHTVPLTLIENSSSLDPLHQKWCLL
- a CDS encoding AAA family ATPase translates to MSDPNFWSIISVALALAVTLIGALLALLAYGHHRRQAIRFWEREQRLPDATRLANLQVQIEELREEYDTLKDNVFDAQQTIEAAENQRQWMEDAKEEIARLEEDKLEVARIQNELETAQSQLASLNEQKSGLDGEIADRKSQLEELDERQRTLALDLQDLQRELERAAALREEITQLEDRKKAAQEQAEQLEEAAAQLRRKLEVQIEQQKRAAREEADRFEQAAAQARRKLEDELEQQKRAAKEEVDSLDRELNDLKRRREESEAAASKLQESLDRLKNERTDLEKERRKLASEVAQLESKSNALSAQIPTLETMFDNLSSAVAQHDGPTKPEENEIWQPVLPVLESTLQKSRSEQECLEDLAGSLVSFGLKFDRRTLYAFHTSLKTTDSSPLVTLAGVSGTGKSELPRRYAEATGINFLNVAVQPRWDSPQDLFGFYDYLERRFRPTDLTRALIQMDPIGAENDRGWNPPQGYEQQRLPNQLLLVLLDEMNLARIEYYFSEFLSRLETRRSIDPKNSQRRKLAEIPLDVGGRRSGQPPMQLFVDKNVLFVGTMNEDETTQALSDKVIDRANVLRFGSPNSIVPVPASQRNGRLSGSRPRLTRDTWEGWCKTSEALTEVERGTLLDWIGELRGSMDQVNRPFAYRVAHSMLEYAANYPDVERHLDFVIADQIEQKILPKLMGLNPQDPSVQRAFGTIDRILEKVDDDALKTKIEICRKDDYFQWTGIDRTEV
- a CDS encoding AAA domain-containing protein, whose protein sequence is MTTRELARSLKTRPSEVNQCLLKLQGDGQVTFRGGKWSVIHSRADLGSNLSANPTATTSSPSRTNSRQSPNQNGRPQSSHDPTSRSSTRTKMVSRHLDRRGSRWSTFRRLCDYYAECVRLDQRSSITATAADEFETIVCMDGALPNSSQLQIRTRESWHKWIRKLTEDDYLFVGYPLQRYRWRDAQKGEDVDFVSPVFVLPCRTNLQGTDLHLESVGPVRINEGWLERRLKNVDERRTFLELCGVDSVSDDGINSTAWSECARLLNHFYPDWQVEALDPGRVRSSPGLASLRKDGIYNRAGLIIPKKWKFTGGLYKELLKLANETPDEQLDQSALRHFFPHDGTESRRDFRPATDSEDPKLPANSASNDVRPPDVIGAQVLTLNHEQMAASRAAAEQNLSIVVGPPGTGKSRVVAAVLAQQALLDRSALAASRNHQALEAVVPRVNAITEPWPIMLRLARPWGAPADMSMQAAIGQLVSSDLVGDREHLENVRQALARRIDDHEKTAEVVSQVGEIREALRKRSFDLDELVRLVPKEYRDLATRGHEQLPNEIEINAAIGILADPKPFRWSLTWLWQRLFQKKRLRQGLSRAIAIDGKMKQVFDRSRKLPAMGHNATPETITFSRKVLEFWKPIVQTNEAAFLASELRRQLDALPPTDKACRAAHKTAEEVAKLSAESFLELARQSGAEISDEERCLLANILATIENRSGLDSEADHRRWSEAMRKAFPIFLKHFPLAATTNLSIRRDINLEPAVFDLLVIDEASQCDIASVIPLMFRAKRAMIVGDPMQLSHVTSLSSATDRHLRRQFGVDDIELERFSYRTSSMFHFANTSPSVGSRVSLRQHHRCHPSIAAYCSETFYKGSWTVLTEDTGKQGIQWTDVPDDSQPAPGGGALSQQQISHICDELKRLHEDGYKGSLGVVTPFRQQANRLRDAIYQSLPQEFIVTARLLVDTADGFQGDERDIVLFSLVGGETLTDGSLRFLSGGPNRFNVAASRAKQLLHVFGDSTWARNCNIRHIRTLAEFCDRELAERSKAAQSGFRADLVGPVWEPALAEAMTKAGLQFHQQYPACGRFLDFALFSDEMKLDVEVDGETYHRSGSGDRVSDDIRRDQALIASGWTILRFWVYELREDMGRCVEKIKQTIGRNDSL